The Microcebus murinus isolate Inina chromosome 9, M.murinus_Inina_mat1.0, whole genome shotgun sequence nucleotide sequence CCAACATCACAGCCTTCGACTTCCACCGCCTGGGGCAGCTCAGACGGCTGGACTTGCAGTACAACCAGATCCGCTCTCTCCACCCCAAGACCTTCGAGAAGCTCTCGCGCCTGGAGGAGCTCTACCTGGGGAACAACCTCCTGCAGGCGCTCGCCCCGGGCACGCTGGCCCCGCTGCGCAAGCTGCGCATCCTCTATGCCAACGGCAACGAGATCGGCCGCCTGAGCCGCGGCTCCTTCGAGGGCCTGGAGAGTCTGGTCAAGCTGCGGCTGGACGGGAACGCCCTAGGGGCGCTGCCGGACGCAGTCTTCGCCCCCTTGGGCAACCTGCTCTATCTACACCTAGAATCCAACCGGATCCGCTTTCTGGGCAAGAATGCCTTCGCCCAGCTAGGCAAGCTGCGCTTCCTCAACCTCTCTGCCAATGAGCTGCAGCCCTCCCTGCGCCACGCGGCCACCTTCGCACCGCTGCGCTCCCTCTCCACCCTCATCCTCTCCGCCAACAGCCTGCAGCACCTCGGGCCGCGCGTCTTCCAGCACCTGCCACGCCTCGGCCTGCTCTCGCTCAGGGGCAACCAGCTCACACACCTCGCGCCCGAGGCCTTTTGGGGGTTGGAGGCCCTGCGCGAGCTGCGGCTGGAGGGCAACCGGCTGAGCCAGCTGCCCGCGGCGCTGCTGGAGCCTCTGCACAGCCTGGAGGCGCTGGACCTGAGCGGCAACGAGCTctccgccctgcaccctgccaCCTTCGGCCACCTGGGCCGGTTGCGCGAGCTCAGCCTGCGCGACAACGCGCTCAGTGCCCTGTCAGGGGACATCTTCGCCGCCAGCCCAGCCCTTTACCGGCTGGATCTAGACGGCAACGGCTGGACCTGCGACTGTCGGCTGCGGGGCCTGAAGCGCTGGATGGGCGACTGGCACTCGCAGGGCCGGCTCCTCACTGTCTTCGTGCAGTGTCGCCATCCCCCGGCCCTGCGGGGCAAATACCTGGATTACCTGGATGACCAGCAGCTGCAGAACGGGTCTTGCGTGGATGCCTCGCCTTCACCTCCCCCGACCGCCGAGGGCAGGCGGCGGCCCCTACCCACAGCCGTGGGGGAGGAGACGACGCCCCCTGCAGATGGTCTCGCGGAGGAGCTGCCGCCTCAGCCTCAGTCCCAGCAGCGGGGCCGACTTCTAGCTGGGGTGGCCTGGGATGGGGCCGCCAGGGAGCTCGTGGGCAACCGGAGTGCCCTAAGGCTGAGCCGGTGGGGTCCGGGCCTGCAGCAGCCCGGTCCCTCCGTGGCTGCCGCCGCGGGCCTGGCTCCACATGCCCTGGACCTGCACGAGAAGCCCCAGCTGGGACGTCCGACCCGGGCCGGCCCCGCCCACGTGGAGCCCACCCCCACGGCCGCTCCCGGCTCTACGACGTCGCCCGCCCGCGACCCCTGGCAGCGCGTGGCGAAGCAGCGCCTGGCCGCAGAGCAGCAGGAGAGTGCCGCGCAGTCCGACGGCGGGGTCGGCCTGCCCCCACTGGTGTCCGACCCTTGCGACTTCAACAAGTTCGTCCTGTGCAACCTGACGGTGGAGGCGGTGGGCGCCGACAGCGCCTCGGTGCGCTGGGCCGTGCGCGAGCACCGCAGTCCCCGGCCGCTGGGCGGCGCGCGCTTCCGCCTGCTCTTCGACCGCTTCGGCCAGCAGCCCAAGTTCCACCGCTTCGTCTACCTGCCCGAGCGCAGCGACTCGGCCACGCTCCGCGAGCTGCGCGGGGACACCCCCTACCTGGTGTGCGTGGAGGGCGTGCTCGGGGGCCGGGTCTGCCCCGTGGCGCCCCGGGACCACTGCGCGGGCCTGGTCACCCTGCCCGAGGCCGGGAGCCGGGGCGGCGTCGACTACCAGCTGCTCATCTTGGCCCTGCTGACCGTCAACGCGCTCCTGGTGCTCCTGGCCTTGGCGGCCTGGGCGTCCCGCTGGCTGCGGAGGAAGCTGCGCGCCCGGCGGAAGGGCGGGGCCCCGGTGCACGTTCGCCACATGTACTCCACCCGACGGCCCCTGCGCTCCATGGGCACCGGCGTGTCCGCAGACTTCTCGGGATTCCAGTCGCACCGGCCGCGCGCCACCGTGTGCGCCCTCAGCGAGGCGGACCTCATCGAGTTCCCCTGCGACCGCTTCATGGACAgtgcgggcggcggcgcgggcggcagCTTGAGGCGGGAGGACCACCTCCTGCAGCGATTTGCCGACTAGGTCCAGGGCCTGCGGGCGAGTAGAGACCATCTCACTGGCCTTGAGGAGCCCCCTCTCCGTGGGGCCCACCAACCCACCTCAGGGGAAGATCCTATCTTAGCAGAGCTTCCCCTTCCTACCTTTTGTGAACGTGCCAGAGAGGCCAAAGGGGACAAAGGGCCAATTCAGGCCCCATACCCCAATTCCCAGTACTCACTGATGAAGTAAATGGGTAGCACTTGGTGGTCAGGGCAAAGGGGACAAATGGGTGGCGGGGTGCTGAGGTCGCCTTCACACGAAGGCCTTGGCATAGCTATGGGAAGGGCTTTTGTAGCATTGCAATGTAATAGCCCGGCCTCTTGGGGGTAGAAAAGCGTGCTTGTGCCCCCAGCCTGGCCAGAAAGAGATTTGGGTGAATGCTTTTTGTTTGCTCAGTGTCAAACAGAGgagttttgtttctatttaaggAAAAAGGAACTTATTAACATTACAAAGGAGGCTTGGCAACTGACTCCACTGGTCTGGTGGTCTCTGCCAAGAAGGGTGATGTAAACAGGTGGTAAAGTTTAACTCACTTGCCAAGGAACTCTTTTATGTTGGCAGATAGAGCATTCAGGATaccttaaaatttaaataatgagacgcaattttttttttcaacaatgtGAAGAGCGGTGACATTTAACAAACTGACCAATAAACTCCACGAATTGTTTTAGTTGGACTGGGCCGTTCAACTATTTGCCTTTTGATATGAACAGCACAAGAACGTTTGCTGACTTTGAGGATAACTTGAGATTGCATACTTTCTCTGGAGAAGGCTGCATGCAAGACTTCTCTGTCAGGGTTGCTCCTGtggctttttaattttgtattttttaaacctATATATGGAAAAGGAGATTTCAATGCCAGATttgataaaaaaagaatgtaatgtATATGTAACTGATAACCCCCCAGGGAACTCCAGTGTTCCAGTTCACTTACCACATCTGTGACAGTGTGTTTAGATTGGAATAAATGTGATGTGGTACTTCTCGTGTTTTTATCAGTGACACACAGTTGACTGTGCCCCGATTCTCTTGAGTTGCAGCTAAGTGATAAAGATAATTTCCTAATAGGGAAACAAAACGTAATTGTCAATTGATAGTATAATGTTGGACCACATTAATGTCTTTCTTTGTAGGAAGTAGTAGAGGGGAAGAAATTAcggaaaacaaatgtgaaaagttGTGTATCGGTGGGCATCTTTttttctactaaaactagaaGATCGTTATGTGTACTTAAATTTCActgtgaaataattatatattttgcaatTAATCTCTCCACAGCCTAGTGTTTTTACTATGTTATTAAATCTTAccttttagttaattttttgcagtatttcttttaaatgtttttgttttagatgtAGGGTTAGGCTCCTTTATTTGTTTAGTCGTTTTCAACTATTTAGGATACTTTTGTTCCCTGATATTTATGAAGTACATGTTTATCACTAAATGTAGTGGTTTGGTTTACATTAGTAATTTTATGTGTGGTCTAAAAATGCAGTCACTAAGAGGGTGTACACTGTGGTTATGTTCACTGTGGTTATGGATTTATTGGCAGTAGAGTATCCTGGAGGCCACTGCAATGGTGCTAAGGCTAACAGTGAATCTTCTGTTTAGGGCCTTACACCCCTGAGGGTCTTGATGACTCAGGGAATCCATCACAGCCAGGGGTCCTTTACCCCAGTTCACTCCTTTTATGTTTGGCCTAGATTGAGCCatgcctgccctcctcccaacAGCTGAGTAGGGACCCAGGGATCTAAATGAGCTGATCTTTGTTTATGTTCAGATGAGTAAATGTCCAGACCACTTAAAATACAGCTGCTTTTCTGGCAGTCTTATCTGTGGGGCCAAAACTTAATAAACCACAGGAAATAGACTGTCATTCTTAGTTTGCTGCCAGGGCTTGTTTTAGATTCAGTACATACTGGTACAGGTAGAGTTATTCGCTCTTATTTCCAACCTGTAGCTTTCAATCTGGCACCTTTTGTGCTCctggcttttttcatttgttgcaAGATTGCATCTCTTAGCTGTTTCTTTTGCACAGCAAGATAATATTGAGTCCCATTGGAATTCTGGAAAAGGATTCTGGTTCTGCCCACCACCCAACTTTTTCAATTGTAGAACATCACTGAAAATGCTTAATGCCTGGATCTGTGTTCTACTTTATAACAGTTTTACTGAAAAATCTTTCAGtgggaaatgaataaatgttatacATTGTTATGTTCAGTTATATCAATAAACCTACCTACTAATAGAGCTGTTTTATTGTtggagtttttaaatattttatacactttCATAGTGACACAATGCATTTTTCTACAGCAGCTTTCATCTATGGAAATGAAACATAAACTTGAAGTCTTTCTGGCCTTTTTCaatgtttgtttatttccatCTTCAAGGTAGtgttgactttatttttaagaaatggttGTGTGACTTTATGCCCAGAGAAACAAAGAGGTGGCTCTAAAAGCAGATGGTCAGCCACAACATGAAAAATGCTGTTGAACACCAGAGACAGCAAGGTGACTGGGTCTCAGTGGGCATTGCCTGATTACAAGAAACAGAATTGAAACTCAGACCCTTTGACTGTCTtggtcaaaaataaaaaggaattatctTGAGCTGGAGGTCATCTTTGCCATTACACAGTTTATAAAAAGATCAAattcctaaagaaaaaagaaatgttggtgTGAGTTAGGAATGTTCAACTAAAAAGCCACTGAGCAGTTTACAATGTGATGAGACTCTCAGCTCAACCAGTGGGATTAAAGGCAGGGTATTTTGCAGTGCTACCAGGTAATAATTAGCATGTGATCAGAACACCTTCACTAATTTGCCACACACCCGATTTTCACCAAAAGTACAGCAATATGGGCAGTTACTGTGTATTAAGGAACTATTACAGTAGACACTGGATTGCCTGGTATTTGTAGTTAACCGCTGCCCCCCTCCTCTTCTAAGACTAGGAGACGAATGGCAATAAAGCATTCTAGTACCAGAAATTTATCCAAAATTCCAGACTGTGGTTCAGGATCAATACCTTCACCATCCTCAGAAAATTATATCATCATGAGAGTTTAGAATGATGATAAGGAATGATGAAGTCACTTAGTCATCAGAAggttacatttattctttttacccAATCACTTTGTGCCTCAGCTTGCTCATCAGTTGAAATGGGCAGCCTGAGTCCTAACTGCATAGTGCTATTGTGATGTTTCAGTGGGTAAACAGTATTCAAAAGTACAAGTTACACtgcagatgttcaataaatattagatgcATCAGTAGTATTCTCCTGCATACAGGGCAAGAAGTTGTAtgatacattttagaaatttcagGAACAAGGCACTTCTGCTTAAACCCTAACAAATCAGAGAATTCAGATAAAGAGATGGCAGCAACCCTTTTCCTCCCCTTGTTCTAGTTAATTGAGGCTCTTCTATAATTTGATGCAGAAGGGtaattcttaaaatacttttgcataattaaaaaatgaatagtatttggcaaacttttctatgtttattaaaTTCTTGGCATAAGTTAATTCATCTTTTAGATTGGAACTAAGGGTGCAAAAACTGTCTTACTCTTAGTACTTCCTATTGAATTAAAGCATCTCCAAGTGTCCTTTTAGCTTACTTACAGGGATACTTTGCATGcacaaatgcttttattttccccATAGGGATTTCAGGTCATCATCCTTCTCAATCATGTgtcaaatagtatttttttaattttgcatggGGAGACAGATATTTTGAGATTATACTTAACtatattaattattgaaataattatgggAAGAAAATGTAGTTTCCTGGTACCTGGTTGCTATGTCTTTTGACGGAGTACCTAAATATCACATCACATGTGTTGGAGAGATTTTAAGCTACAGGTGGTGTGATTTCTAATTGACACAGCAATATGGCTTTATAATTTGGCTGTGACATGTTATCAGATGCTAGACAGAAATAAATTGTCATGCCCCAGAATTTCAAGCAACCAGCATCTCCTGACTGCAAATCCATAATACTTCTTTCAAACTGATGAAAGCTTTATAAGGCTAGCTCTGTGCCACAGTTAATGCTGAGACAGGGCAGCGTTGCTATGTATTGTGACCAGCTGTGGCCACGTAGCAATTACTTACTTCTCCATATTACAGTTTTTGACTAAGTAGTGGTTACCCTACAGCTGATTTCACACTCAGCTCTTAGTATATGTACACTGAAGCACGTGGAAACACACTTCTAATGGTGGGCACCACCTCTTAGGCCACTCTTTCCCAACTGTGCTTCCTTCTAGGGATTTTTTGCTTTAGGAagttaaataattacaaataaaaacaaacactcaTATCAACACTATTCAATAACAGTTAACATTTTGCGATGTTTGTTTTCAGCCTTACATGTCGCTCTGTGTTGACAAAACCCCTGGCTTCCTTCCCCACACCTCACCCTGAAAGCCAACTACCGTTGTAAGTTGGGTGTGTTTCCTTCTATCCATGTTTAAATACAATTAATTCTTGTTATTCACGGTTAGTTATGTTCTACCAAGTCACCACAAACACTGGGTTCTTGAGTACTGAACCATTGCTCCCAGGGGAAATACAGGGTTGGGTTCctgcaagcctctggtcacaacattttcatcaaccaatCACTACACAATCTTAAGTTACgtatgtttctgtttaaagacaccttttaaaatatatattattgattcattaacattgaactcccATGGCCAATAGCACtgtaactcatgcctgaatgaaacatatttaacacattgactgccacactagaaaaaaatttttttaccttGAGGCCATggcattttattaagaaaatagaataaaaacttcgaaaacataATGATCCTCTCTAATGaaaaatttggggttttttttcattgttttctgcaGAGCTCTGTAGCCAGTCCtaaacaggccatggactggtacctgtCTGTAACCTGGGGCATTGGGGACTGCAGCTGTACAGTGTTGGTTCTGGGCTTACAAACAAATTTTGGTGAGAAGGTGAATTCACAAATATGGAATCTGAGAAAAAGGAAGATCAACTGTACTTTTTATCCCCCCAGCTCTtcctcctgtgcccctgcccctTTTCTAGAGGCCATAAATTACCCTTTTTACCCCTTGAGTgatcttttgtcttttaacttagTAACCACACCTAATATTCTAATTGAACTTTTGGTGCTGGTAATtctgcccgtgtgtgtgtgtgtgtgtgtgtgtgtgtgtgtgtgtgtgtgtgtgtgtgtgttttaatggtggaggtggggaggaattttggttttttaacaatttaaaaaaattgtttttccattGGATGACCTCTGCAACTTTGTTGAAAACAATCAGTTGATCCTATATGTGTGTCTATTTATTGAAACTCTATTCTGATCCATTGATTTCatatgtctattcttatgccCATACC carries:
- the TRIL gene encoding TLR4 interactor with leucine rich repeats codes for the protein MEAARTVRFLLVVCGCLALPPRVEPVCPERCDCQHPQHLLCTNRGLRAVPKTSSLPSPHDVLTYSLGGNFITNITAFDFHRLGQLRRLDLQYNQIRSLHPKTFEKLSRLEELYLGNNLLQALAPGTLAPLRKLRILYANGNEIGRLSRGSFEGLESLVKLRLDGNALGALPDAVFAPLGNLLYLHLESNRIRFLGKNAFAQLGKLRFLNLSANELQPSLRHAATFAPLRSLSTLILSANSLQHLGPRVFQHLPRLGLLSLRGNQLTHLAPEAFWGLEALRELRLEGNRLSQLPAALLEPLHSLEALDLSGNELSALHPATFGHLGRLRELSLRDNALSALSGDIFAASPALYRLDLDGNGWTCDCRLRGLKRWMGDWHSQGRLLTVFVQCRHPPALRGKYLDYLDDQQLQNGSCVDASPSPPPTAEGRRRPLPTAVGEETTPPADGLAEELPPQPQSQQRGRLLAGVAWDGAARELVGNRSALRLSRWGPGLQQPGPSVAAAAGLAPHALDLHEKPQLGRPTRAGPAHVEPTPTAAPGSTTSPARDPWQRVAKQRLAAEQQESAAQSDGGVGLPPLVSDPCDFNKFVLCNLTVEAVGADSASVRWAVREHRSPRPLGGARFRLLFDRFGQQPKFHRFVYLPERSDSATLRELRGDTPYLVCVEGVLGGRVCPVAPRDHCAGLVTLPEAGSRGGVDYQLLILALLTVNALLVLLALAAWASRWLRRKLRARRKGGAPVHVRHMYSTRRPLRSMGTGVSADFSGFQSHRPRATVCALSEADLIEFPCDRFMDSAGGGAGGSLRREDHLLQRFAD